The genomic region GTGGAGTACATGGTCGATCACTACACTGTGAAAATTCCAGGGCACTTTTgccattgttttcatttttacgTCACACTGGATCTACAGTCACAGTCAGCGTTCACAGTCAGAGTGAGTTTGGTTTCCTTTTGTTGATAAAAGTATCAAAAAAGCAACACAATGGAAATGTTTTagttttcatgtgaaatggtcTTTTTCAGGTGATCTGaagaagacaaaaacacaaaacagcagcaatgaAAAGGTTAAAAACAGAATTTAGACGAAACATTCTCTAAAGTCTATAAGTATtgcttaaaattaattttaatatcaACATGCcactttttatttacacaagGTATATTATAACTTCCTTGCTTAATTTCACTAAAtgatatattgtgtttttttatacaTACCCATGTTTTCTTGCGTATTTCTGCCTCATGCTTTACATTTGATTCCAGTTTGAGCAGAATAATGGCAGATATAGCATCTGCCATCATCGCCGGAGTGTCACTGTTAGGAACCACTATTGAACAGATATCCAGAAATGtggaaacagagagaaatgtTGCCATTCAAATCAGCACCTacagcaaaaaatatattttaaagaatCCAAGGTTAGTATGAATgaaccaccacccccccccccccccacaataGTTTTCAAGTAATGTGCTAAAGAAATTATATTCTGAAGTAAATtttagtaaatttgtttttgttcttttttttttaaagaaacgtGTTGGTACAGTTATTGTACAAGTATTGTAAGTGATTTGTGCTGATGGTTAGTCACTGTAGATGTGCAGGAAGAACATATACACTGTTCTCTGTATATGATGTATAATATAAGcctgcatttttaatgtaacactCACCAGCAGGTATACCTATGTTtggtatgtgtatgtgtttgctatgtttgtgtttggcATGTGTTTGTTTAGAATGCATGTGTTTTGACTATCTGTTcttggtatgtgtgtgtttgatatgCATATGTTTGGTATGattgtgtttaaaatgtatttgattgGTAAGTGTACATTTGGTACACGTGTGTTTGGTGTGCAtatatttgttgtgtttgtgtttggtatGTGTCTGTTTGAGATCTGTATATTAggtgtacatgtgtgtttgaAATACACATGTTTGGAATGTATGTGATTGGTacatcaaatcaaaacaaatttatttgtatagcactttttacaacggatgttgtcacaaacagcagcttcacagaatgtgaacaaaacctctgttttgttaccgTTTAGTATGAGGAAATTCTGTGATTTGTCATCAgccttggctgatatgtacagctgcatatcgtctgcataacaatgaaagttaatgcatGTAATGTATAATGTtaaacatgtatagtgtaaataataatggtcctaaaatagagccttgcggaattccaaaatgttatttttgaataattagAAGATAAATTGTTCACACTGACGAACTGATAATGTTCTGTTAAGTAAGATTTGAACCAcaatagggctgtccctgtgactccaaccatgttttgtaaactttctaggagaatattgtggtctattgaaagctgtgctgaggtcaagtagcactaacagggatacgtagccttgatcagaggcaagaagtagatcattagttatcttaactagagccgtctcagtgctgtcatgtggcctgaatccagattggaatttttcatatatatggtccttatgtagatatgaactaagttgttgggccacagctttttctaagatcttagatataaatggtaagttagaaaTGTAATTAGACAATTCactaacatcaagatttggtttcttgatcagaggtttgataactgctagtttaaaagctttgggtacatgacccagactaagggacgagtttactgtagttaaaagagggtttataataactggtaatacttctttgagtaattttgagggaattgcatcgagtgtgcaggttgtgcaatttgcagaagagataatcttctctagctctagctgtgggagtgggtaaaaagtttccagcctttcttctacaattgtgttttgttttatattagccacgtcagatgacagccaagttggattaaatactgtgggttgaatttgttgtctaatattttcaattttattattaaagaaatcCATAAAAACTTTGCTGGTGAGAGTTGCCagaatttctggttcagtacctgtctgattttttgtgatttgggaaatcacactaaacagaactctaggattatatttattattctcgatcagcaagGCCAGACATGCTGAGCGAGCCTTAGTGAGaacatttctatactctataaggctgtcctttcaggcagagtggaacactccAGCTTGGTTTGTCACCATTTCCGGCTCTAGTTtccgaactgtttgttttaaggtatgggttttatcgttgtaccatggagcgagctttttctgctttattttattattttatttatcttatttttatttttattttcatattttattttatatttatttgtatttttatattatcttatttattattttaagtggCACCACATTTCCTAAAGTAGATcaaaaggtattttctaaataattgaTTAGTAAATATACCTCCATTTGGTCTGATGGACTGGAAACTGGGGTTGATAGTTCTGGAAGGTTTTCAATAAATTGAAATTGGGCTgtagaaggttttattgagcgctttgcAGAATAGCGAGGGGACgtacatatattatggctaagtcgtagctcatatgaaattaggtaatggttgGAGACTGCTGAGGTTTGTGGTAAGATAGTAAGcctgtctatgttaagacctagtgtcaaaactaaatctaacgtgtgACTACtgtagtgtgtaggccctgctACAATTTGGGTaataccaacagagtctagaattgaagTAAAATCTCCTAGagttattactttatcattgcacacagccaggtttgcagcaaaatcactaaattcttctAAAAATTCAGAGCAGGGCCCTGGTtgcctgtaaatgttaaataatgaaaatgtgttcttttttgtgactggatttgtaacgtgaatagagaggacctcaaaggaagtgaaagtgtcacgatgtttctgactaatatctagagtattttggtagattacacagactccacctcccttgcctgataatcttggcctatgtgcataattatagcctaaaGTGGTGGCTTCATTTAgtgctaaatattcatctggtctagcccttgtttcagtgagacagaaaacgtcaaatttatgatcgcttataatttcatttacgatgactgcttttgagtttagtgatcttatattgagtagtccaaactttagatctaaggtgttagtgctatcatctgAATATGGATATATGTTGGTTAGGTCATCTAAcgggctgattgagtttttctatgattaaatttagttttgaTTCTACATGTGTTTGATATGCATGTGTTTGGTATATATGTGTTTAGTATGTTTATGTTTGGTGTATTTATGTATGCATGTGCCTGGAATGCATGCATTTGTTATGCTTGTGCTTGGTAAACCTATCTTTGTGTGCGTTTGGAATGTATGTGTTTTGAATAGCTGTGCTTGCTATGTGCGTGTCTGATATGCATATGTTTTGTATGATTgtgtttagtttgtttgttagatgtgtgtgtgtgtgtgtgtgtgtgtgtgtgtgtgtgtgtgtgtgtgtgtgtgtgtgtgtgtgtgtgtgtgtgtgagtgagtgtgtgtgtagatttgtGTGTTTGGTATGCATATatttggtgtgtttgtgtttgatatgtgttttggtgtgtgtttgtaaaccATGTGATTGGTAAGTGTGTGTTTACTATACTTGTGTTTAGTATGCATGTGTTTGCCTAAAAATGTGTTACAATATAGACATGTGAAGAACgtttggtatgtgtgtgtataggtgtacccttagtgtgtgtgtgtttcgtcTGGTAATGTATGGagcttttttttacatcagtttTGTACTCGTGAGTGAGATCTGCAAACATGCACTGAATAAACTCTCCTTCTCTAATTTAGGGTCATCACCACCTCTGGCTACACCCACAGCCCCCCACAGCCTACAGTCAGGAAAGAAACAAGGGAATCTTGTTCTTTTACCAAAAGACCTCACACAGCCTGTGGCTCCGCAGGAGTCCTGACATACGACATCTGTGTCGATAATAAGAGCAAGGCCATTAAATGCCTGGCCATCATGTTCTCTGTTCCTTATGACTACAATCAGTATGAGAACCGGTTTGCTCTGGGCCTTTTCGATGCCAGCCAATCCTGTGATGAGTCTCTGTTCAACATGATGTACAATGGCAATGGTCCTTTCATCAGAGATAAGTGTTCAAGCAGTGAGCAAAAGTATTCAGAACAAAATTTTACTCTGAAGGGAACAATGTCTCCCAGAGCCCAAGCCATCCTTAAGATGGAATTTTGGTATAATGATCCATGCAGACATTCCCATTAAAACAAGCAATTAGTTTATGTGTCTGTGCAGAGTACACATTCACTATATGGACAATTGCATTTGGACACAAGGTTTATACCCACatgagcttttatgacatcccattctaaatccacagGCATTAGTAATTAGTCCCCCTTtttccactgttctgagaagcTATCTATAAGATCTTGGAGTGTGTCTCAGATCttggaatttgtgcccattcatcCAAAGAGGGTTTGTCAGGTCAAacactgatattggacgagacagcctggcttgcaatctctGTTCTtgttcatcccaaatgtgtttgaTGGGGTGGAGGTCAGGAATCTTTACTGATGCATTAAGATAACCTTCGCTGGAGCTAAGGGGCCTAAGccaaccctgaaaaacaaccctatagcattatccctcctccaccaaactttacagttggcacaatggaGGTAATGTTGCTTAGGCATTTGCCAAACCTAGACTTGCCACTGGACATTTTGGTCTTAGGCTTCTGTTtggctgctcggccatggaaacccaggTCGGGAAGCTCCTAACACACTGTTCTTTTCCTGATGTTGTCTACAGAGGCCatttggaactctttagtgagtgattcaacagaggataagCACTGTGTGCCTTAGCACTTGGTGGGCCCACTCTGTGTTTTCttagctgagctgttgttgctcctatatgcttccatttcacaataataacacttaCAGTTGAAAGGATCAAGATTGCAAGGctctgtgcttgattttattcaCCTGTTAACAATGGGTTTTGCTGAAACATCTgcactcaataattaggagggttgtcccaatacttttgtctatatagtgtacATGTTGATAATTTACACATCAACTCCACAAAATATTAAAGTTGCCTGCTAGTTTTTTGATACATACTGTTTATTCCTCATTAGTCAGTGTAGCTTTTAGGAGATTAACAGAGATTCCTCTGTTAGAGAGGAATATTTATTATAGTAATTTATGAAGTAAAAACTATCACTTATACTGTTACTGATAACTGCTGACTAAAAGACTGAAAACTGCAGTTAGGATTGTGGCACTTGTAATGTGTTATTAGATTCTGAGTTTATTTCTGctacattttgattttgatacattttatactttatacaTTCTTTCtgttccgcccgatgacagcatgacagctgggacaggctccaacactgccctgcgaccctgagggagaagcggcttagaaaatgtgtgtgtctgtgtacattCTTTCTGTACCACCCTTATTCTGTATTGAAACATTTTTATCCTGATGGGAGTAGTCAATGGAAACTGGAACAAGAACTCTGTGCTCCTGTGGATTTCCACTGGACTAAATAAACTATGTAACACAAGTCTTGTTCccagctttttaatgttatattccaACTGCTTAtttctaaaacaaattaaaaattacttacattcatcataaacttcGCTTTTGTGACCACAGCAACgaaaattatgaatttttatcATAGAAACAGACGATTTTGCATCTtctcatttatacagtcagacTAAGAACACTATAGGCATTGCAAATTTACACAGATTACCAAAaactgttcagaagtgtgtggttttccGAGATTTACGACTATAATGCAAATCAGATTCACGAATCAATCCCCAAATATAGTCGCCCATCATGGTGACGCTTCCTCTGACCTGTGACTTGGACGCTTTCATCTAATAAGTTTCATTGCTTGAGCCTTGATGTCAGAAGCTCAGCGTTGGACTTGGTGAGACCAAGGTCTCTGATCAGATCGTTGAGGTCTTTTTGGTTAGGGTAGTATGGCTTCCGCTCCTCATCTGCACATGAAGAGAAATCGTGATCTTCAACATCTTCCTGGGAAGAAACCTGCTGCTTTcttctgaaggtggtgttgctcTGTCTGGAGGTGTTGGTACAGGAGGTTCAGGGCAGTGTGGTACTGGGGCAATAGATGAAGGAATGTCAGGATACGTTACAGGCATTGCATTTTTGCCAGTGCGACGTTTGGAAGGGTCCACCATGCAGAAGTAGCAATTTGTTGAGTGATCAGTTGGTTCACGCCAAATTCTTGGGACAGCAAAATGCAtggctctcttctctcccctgtACCAACCtataagcaaacaaaataaaatttggatTGAGAATTTGATTTGTGCCTATTTCACACTAATGACTAGTGGTATGTGCGATATTAACACAGTTTGAAATCTGTTATatatcaaacaataaaatatatctgtatatatttgatatatttaactaCAACATGTGAAAAGGTGTTAATTAAAGctcttttaaactttaactgatttaaaaattttgcaaaataaaaatttaaatctgcTATTTAAGAGAGTATCATTTATCTGCTTACCTTCAAGAGTTTTCTTGCAGTGCTCACATGTGAATTGAGGAGCCCATGGTTTGTCTTGGTCACCAACGGGCATACCGAAGTATGCTTTTGTAGGCCTCACACATCTTAGCAGATGCTGCCACAGAGTACTTTTTCGCTCTTGTCTTTATAAAATGGCCACATACATAGCAAATTGTGTCTGCTGGATGTATGCAACCTCTTGATGCCATCTAAATTGACTAAGTTGCTGTGTACTGTAAGGAAAAAGGATGTCTCTCCAAACTCGATAAAAATGGTCAATCTTTATTCCATGCAGTATCAAAGTACAAGAGTGTACTGAGGATTCAGCAGAGCAAGACTGATCACCCGGTAGCAGAGTagcacacaatatatacatttgaaagtagtggtccttcctaagctcctcctgtaatgggtgtggggtgaagtgtgaatactgtcgttatcagaatctgaatagagaatgaattcacacctgtctgtctagTTCAATTCCCCTTTGTCTGTGATGGCTGTTGCCCACTTACTATGCAATCCCAATCAATTAGATcatgtctctccatctctcaggAAGGGCTATAGTGGCCCTATGTAACTGTAGTTATACAGCTACCTACAATTCTGTACAGTCCCagaaagttctagataattcTGGACAATTCTAGAAACTTCTTGATAGTTCTCACAATTCCAGAAGCTTCTTAAGTATCTTGAAATATGGCGAATATCCTTAAAAATAGATCAATAACACATCactaaatcatatataaacatacaaaacacCATTATCACAATAAAACGATTAGAATGAATTAAGCCATTCTAAAGGGTTGTGAAGCAGCTGATTACGTGAACAACACAAAAACTCTCATTGTTACAGAGATGGAGGAGCCTTCAGTGCGACGGCTGCAGCTGCCCTGCAAACCACCAAAAATAACCactctgtggtttaattcctaccttgtgtttactgggaataCATGGCTTTTGGTTAGTTactcacagtgagcctgatAACAATGACTGccatgttatttcagcagaaaaTAATGTGTTTCTGAATAAACTTGAATGTTGGGTGTCAGGTCGCCTTTATGGAACTGTGGGTGGGAAGGACTTAAAAAACACTCCCTCACTGTAACTGGTCTTAAGACACCCCAACTTTGTGGTAAAAGTTTGTGGAAGGCCTTTCATGTTCCAGCATGTGCCCCTGTAGAAAAAGGAAGATCCATAACGGACTAGTTCACTGAGTGTAGTGTGAAGGAACTTGACCTACCTGCAAAGAGTGCAGACCTGAACACCATACAACATCTTTGAGATGATCACCCCTGTGAACTTTGGTTTAGgaattttgactttgaaatCAGATTCCTCAGAAAGTTAACAGAGCTGTCTGACAGCATTCTTGTTatgggtggttggttagtgtagtggttaacacctttgccttctacactgtagactggggttcaatccctgacaagggcaagcaccctacactataccaataagggtccttgggcaagactcctaacaccaccttggcctacctgtgtaaaatgatcaaattgtaagtcgctctggacaagagagTCAGCCAAATACCGTAAATGTAATTCTTCCCAGCTGTGTTAATGTACTGGCAACATGAAAAGGACAGTGATCTATATTGCTAGTACACTGTCACAGCCTCTTAGAACCAAAAGTTTAAATATCTGTCAGAACCAAGGGCTTTTAATAAGGTCTAGAACAAAAAGATATATTtcaaatgtgctttaatgtgGTGTTACAGAAATTTTTTTGGATTGTACAGCTATATTACTGCATACTATAAGTATtgcaaaatgtatttgttaaatgttttttaaatgcttttatttttgttattatatttattcAGTTGTATGTAGTTGTAATAAAGGTTACAGAAGGTTGCAGTAATTAAACAGTGACTTCTGAGATCTGCAttgtactttacattaaccatgTACATATGCAGTAaggcactcacacacacaacgtATTTCAAACAACCAAGATATTAACACAATCATAACTGCTCAatagggggctaacaaagtatgcagacaaacggactacagtctgtaattgtagaactacaaaatgcacctataagTGCACCTGTAAGTGGAGCCCTATAAAATTACCCCCCCTTAAATGATCAAACATGTTTATGATGACACTTCACATCAGACATAATGAataaacaatgtcatttatgAGTGCACAGTGCTCTATATGAGGGCACattgtgcatgtgtgagagagtctgcagctgtaaaatgaatatttaataataaaatgttcacTGACATGTGGCACAGATCACATTCAGCACAGTCTCCGGTTTGACATGCCTGAATTACAGgcatagtatatatatatatatatagtataggtTTGTAAGGAAACAGCGTCACACAGTGGTGCAAATTCGTTATATTATCCAGATCTAATATACTATGCTCACATGGAATCCACATGAACTAGTTATCTCAGAAACAGAACCAAGCTTTATGGGCCAGGTTGCTTATACATACATGGAAtgtggttttggttacaggagctcacagtgcacagaattggacaaacatttgcatgtagaaataaactaaactaaaataaaacatgcatttctaCCATCaatcatacatacacacacacacacacacacagtcatacctgtaacctttacattgtgcaaagtatgagtctaaagttaaagtgctgagtgcagcagcagttaacgGCTGGCAAAGAAAGGGATcagtgaggtgacagtcagataagtgggttATACTGCAGGTTAGTAAGATGCTATTATAAACACTGGTCTGAGCAAGTAGTTTCATAGGATGGAGTTGAGTGTGATGCTATCTAATAATATTTTTAGAAGTGCAGTTTAGAAGCTCTAATAttgtttatgtgtaatattttaattgtTCGAGAGAGTGGTGGCTTGTGGGAAGAGGCTTATTGGCAGCCTAGATGTCCTGATCCACATCTGAAGCGCACAGGTGGTGGCCGTGATCTCAGCACTCACTCggtgaaaggcaggaaacatcctggacaggtcacaagtccatcgcagggcagatacACAGGCGTATACatttacacactcacacctaggggcaatatAGCATCtccaaacagcctgactgcatgtctttggactgtgggaggaaactggagcacAGCCCTAGagtaaaaatctattttaaaagacaataaaatatTCAGATCTTAGATATTTCCCCAAGGCACTAACAGAGATAGTAATaatacatgcttacaattttttaatatattttttcaaagttATCTTCAAGTTAAACTTTGAAAGCAAATCTGAGAGATTGATTTAttagtattttcatttttcaaataaacacacacattcta from Pygocentrus nattereri isolate fPygNat1 chromosome 9, fPygNat1.pri, whole genome shotgun sequence harbors:
- the LOC108438085 gene encoding bryoporin-like yields the protein MADIASAIIAGVSLLGTTIEQISRNVETERNVAIQISTYSKKYILKNPRVITTSGYTHSPPQPTVRKETRESCSFTKRPHTACGSAGVLTYDICVDNKSKAIKCLAIMFSVPYDYNQYENRFALGLFDASQSCDESLFNMMYNGNGPFIRDKCSSSEQKYSEQNFTLKGTMSPRAQAILKMEFWYNDPCRHSH